The proteins below are encoded in one region of Bosea sp. BIWAKO-01:
- the rfbA gene encoding glucose-1-phosphate thymidylyltransferase RfbA: protein MKGIILAGGTGTRLHPVTSVVSKQLLPVYDKPMIYYPLSTLMLAGIREILIITTPHDQALFIRLLGDGTQFGLKLSYAVQAEPRGLADAFIVGRDFVGADRVALVLGDNIFYGHGLPELMAEAVARPKGATVFGYVVSDPQRYGVVELDAAGKGISIEEKPAEPKSNLAVTGLYFYDNDVLDIAAGIKPSARGEIEITDINRAYMARGALHVQIMGRGFAWLDTGTHESLMEAGQFIEILERRQGMKISCPEEIAFRKGFINRDQLAELAKLTGKSSYGQYLAKLL from the coding sequence ATGAAGGGCATCATTCTCGCGGGTGGCACCGGCACGCGGCTGCACCCGGTGACCTCGGTGGTCTCGAAGCAGTTGCTGCCCGTCTACGACAAGCCGATGATCTACTACCCGCTCTCGACGCTGATGCTTGCCGGCATCCGCGAGATCCTGATCATCACCACCCCGCATGATCAGGCGCTGTTCATCCGCTTGCTGGGGGACGGGACCCAGTTTGGCCTGAAGCTCAGCTACGCCGTGCAGGCCGAGCCGCGTGGGCTTGCCGACGCCTTCATCGTCGGGCGCGATTTCGTCGGGGCCGATCGCGTCGCGCTGGTCCTTGGCGACAACATTTTCTACGGCCACGGCTTGCCCGAGTTGATGGCGGAGGCAGTCGCGCGGCCAAAGGGGGCGACCGTCTTCGGCTATGTCGTCTCCGACCCGCAGCGTTACGGCGTGGTCGAACTCGACGCGGCCGGCAAGGGCATCTCGATCGAAGAAAAGCCCGCCGAACCGAAATCCAATCTCGCGGTGACCGGCCTCTATTTCTACGACAATGATGTGCTCGACATCGCTGCCGGCATCAAGCCGTCGGCGCGCGGCGAGATCGAGATCACCGATATTAACCGCGCCTACATGGCGCGTGGCGCGCTTCATGTGCAGATCATGGGGCGCGGCTTCGCCTGGCTCGACACAGGCACGCATGAGAGCCTGATGGAAGCCGGCCAGTTCATCGAGATCCTGGAACGGCGCCAGGGCATGAAGATCTCCTGCCCGGAGGAAATCGCCTTCCGCAAGGGGTTCATCAATCGCGATCAGCTGGCCGAACTGGCGAAGCTGACGGGCAAATCGAGCTATGGGCAGTATCTGGCGAAACTGCTTTGA